Proteins from a single region of Runella sp. SP2:
- a CDS encoding CoA-binding protein, with product MKKTLILGASTNPERYAFLAAHRLSNHGHPIELVGLKEGTVAGKQIHTGKPAFDDIDTVTLYVGPRNQPEWYDYIVSLQPKRVIFNPGTENDEFVALLTQNGIEAQEACTLVLLSIDAY from the coding sequence ATGAAAAAAACGCTCATCCTCGGGGCTTCTACCAACCCAGAACGCTACGCATTTCTTGCGGCACATCGTCTCAGCAATCATGGCCATCCGATTGAGCTAGTAGGTCTCAAAGAAGGCACTGTTGCAGGCAAACAGATTCATACAGGCAAACCCGCTTTTGATGACATCGATACCGTTACCCTATACGTTGGTCCCCGCAATCAACCCGAATGGTACGATTACATTGTGTCATTACAGCCAAAACGAGTTATTTTTAACCCTGGCACAGAAAATGATGAGTTTGTCGCTTTGTTGACACAAAACGGAATCGAAGCCCAAGAAGCCTGTACACTTGTGCTTCTTTCGATTGATGCGTATTAA
- a CDS encoding NADH-quinone oxidoreductase subunit A yields MVSEFGVILLFIFAAIALIAVMLTLAKVIRPHRPNEEKLTTYESGEDPLGNANVQFNVRFYVIAIVFLLFEVELIFLFPWAVVFGQANLIRQTDGLWGWFSLVEMSLFVGILILGLAYAWSKGYLDWVRPRPQLPDVQTKVPSQLYQKINEKYASKK; encoded by the coding sequence ATGGTTTCAGAATTTGGGGTAATTCTTTTATTCATTTTTGCGGCGATTGCGCTTATTGCGGTGATGCTGACGCTTGCCAAGGTAATACGCCCTCATCGCCCCAATGAAGAAAAACTCACTACTTACGAATCGGGCGAAGACCCGCTCGGAAACGCCAACGTGCAGTTCAATGTCCGCTTTTACGTGATTGCCATCGTTTTTCTTCTTTTTGAAGTCGAACTCATTTTCCTTTTTCCGTGGGCAGTCGTGTTTGGACAAGCAAACCTCATCCGCCAAACCGACGGGCTTTGGGGCTGGTTTTCGCTGGTAGAAATGTCTTTGTTTGTCGGAATACTTATTTTAGGATTGGCCTACGCTTGGAGTAAAGGCTACTTAGATTGGGTTCGTCCGCGTCCACAACTCCCCGACGTGCAAACGAAAGTTCCCTCACAACTTTACCAAAAAATCAACGAAAAATACGCTTCAAAGAAATAA
- the mtaB gene encoding tRNA (N(6)-L-threonylcarbamoyladenosine(37)-C(2))-methylthiotransferase MtaB, translating to MKKVAFYTLGCKLNYSETSSISRMFEQKGYQKVAFNEQPDIFIINTCSVTDNADKKCRKIVREAQGINPNGYVAVIGCYAQLKPQEISEIPGVDAVLGAAEKFRLIDLLDGFVKAPVAQPGRVMASPIEEAVDYHVSYSLNDRTRTFLKVQDGCDYPCAYCTIPLARGKSRSDTVANVVKAAHEIAARGVKEIVLTGVNIGDFGLHDGKRTETFFELVQALDEVEGIERFRISSIEPNLLTDEIIAFVAQSKRFVPHFHIPLQSGSNKVLGLMRRRYRRELYVDRVTKIKELMPDCCIGVDVIVGHPGETKEAFLETYNFLNELPISYLHVFTYSERPNTLAVDIKPVVPQSQRAERSKMLHILSDKKRRAFYEGQLGTERTVLFEDEVVDGNMQGFTENYVRVTAKYDPLLINEVKRLQLTEINAEGQVEVREVETEIFHH from the coding sequence ATGAAAAAAGTTGCATTTTATACATTGGGGTGTAAGCTCAATTATTCCGAAACTTCCAGTATATCAAGGATGTTTGAGCAAAAAGGGTATCAAAAGGTAGCCTTCAACGAACAGCCCGATATCTTCATCATCAATACTTGCTCGGTTACAGACAATGCCGACAAAAAGTGCCGTAAAATTGTCAGAGAAGCGCAGGGGATAAATCCCAACGGTTACGTAGCTGTTATTGGCTGCTATGCGCAATTAAAACCGCAAGAAATTTCCGAAATTCCAGGCGTAGATGCCGTACTTGGCGCCGCCGAAAAATTTCGGTTGATAGATTTATTGGACGGGTTTGTCAAAGCGCCCGTGGCGCAGCCAGGTCGCGTGATGGCATCACCGATTGAGGAGGCTGTTGATTATCACGTTTCGTATTCTCTTAATGACCGTACACGTACTTTTTTGAAGGTGCAAGACGGCTGTGACTATCCGTGCGCGTATTGTACTATTCCGCTGGCAAGGGGCAAAAGCCGCTCCGATACAGTAGCAAATGTGGTCAAAGCTGCGCATGAGATTGCTGCACGAGGAGTAAAAGAAATTGTACTTACGGGTGTAAATATTGGTGATTTTGGCCTCCATGACGGCAAGCGTACCGAAACATTTTTTGAACTTGTACAAGCGTTGGACGAAGTAGAGGGAATTGAACGTTTTCGTATTTCTTCAATTGAACCCAATTTGTTGACAGACGAAATTATCGCCTTTGTGGCCCAATCAAAGCGTTTTGTGCCGCATTTTCATATTCCACTTCAATCAGGTTCAAACAAAGTGTTGGGCTTGATGCGCCGTCGTTACCGCCGTGAGTTGTACGTAGATCGAGTGACGAAAATCAAGGAATTGATGCCTGACTGCTGTATTGGGGTGGATGTCATCGTAGGGCACCCTGGCGAGACAAAAGAAGCGTTTTTGGAAACATATAATTTCTTGAATGAGCTGCCTATTTCGTACTTACACGTCTTTACCTATTCCGAACGCCCCAATACGTTGGCGGTTGATATAAAGCCAGTTGTGCCGCAGTCGCAGCGGGCAGAGCGGTCAAAAATGCTTCATATTTTGTCAGACAAAAAACGTAGGGCGTTTTATGAAGGCCAATTAGGCACCGAACGGACGGTATTGTTTGAGGACGAAGTTGTTGATGGCAATATGCAAGGCTTTACCGAAAACTACGTGCGTGTGACGGCCAAATACGACCCATTGCTCATCAATGAAGTAAAACGTTTGCAACTGACTGAGATTAATGCTGAGGGCCAAGTAGAGGTGCGGGAGGTAGAAACAGAAATTTTTCACCACTAA
- a CDS encoding HNH endonuclease, with amino-acid sequence MADNKIANYWNEKWVRIEFEGVENPPHYRVSNYGRLASFQGEDNQGKVIKGSVIQGYRSLNIRIAGGKTINKYVHKLVADLFVKKESENAKYVIHLDFDKQNNRAENLKWATKDEMVEHNRNNPAVINRQIPIRTRNYKLTEPKVRMIKKMLKSDKNRLKMIAKQFGITHTQLNRIRSGENWKNVKIDDE; translated from the coding sequence ATGGCTGATAATAAAATAGCAAACTACTGGAATGAGAAGTGGGTACGAATTGAGTTTGAAGGAGTTGAAAATCCGCCCCATTATAGAGTGTCTAACTATGGCCGCTTGGCGAGCTTTCAGGGAGAAGACAACCAAGGGAAAGTTATCAAAGGGTCTGTGATTCAGGGGTATCGTTCTTTAAATATTCGTATTGCAGGAGGAAAAACCATCAATAAATACGTACACAAATTGGTGGCGGATTTGTTTGTGAAAAAAGAAAGTGAAAATGCCAAGTATGTTATTCACTTAGATTTTGATAAGCAAAACAACCGTGCCGAAAACTTGAAATGGGCGACCAAAGACGAAATGGTGGAGCACAATCGCAACAATCCAGCGGTAATTAATCGCCAGATTCCGATACGCACCCGTAATTACAAGCTCACCGAACCCAAAGTAAGGATGATTAAGAAGATGCTGAAAAGTGATAAAAACCGCTTAAAAATGATTGCAAAGCAGTTTGGGATTACGCACACCCAGCTCAATCGTATTCGTTCGGGGGAAAACTGGAAGAACGTGAAAATTGATGATGAATAA
- a CDS encoding glutamine synthetase III codes for MANMRFKALETAHNRATISVTPPSDKVADYYGSYTFSDDVMKSLLTPEAYYKVSNAIKSGSRIDREIADEVAAAMKSWATSKGATHYTHWFQPLTGGTAEKHDAFFDVTAQGKAIEKFKGSALVQQEPDASSFPSGGLRATFEARGYTGWDPSSPAFLMDNGAGGKTLCIPSVFISYTGEALDYKTPILRALHVLDKAATAVMYYFDRNVEKVTATLGAEQEYFLVDKALYYARPDLMMSGRTVFGHSPAKGQQLEDHYFGSIPPRVNAFMVDFEYEAWKLGIPVRTRHNEVAPGQFECAPTFEELNLAIDHNALLMDLMHKVAEKHNFKVLFHEKPFAGINGSGKHNNWSMMTDTGVNLLAPSSKPKETLRFLTFMMNTVKAVHDHADLLRASIASAGNEYRLGANEAPPAIVSIFLGDELIRLLETLENRGEIQLEKGDNVFYKLGITRTPPLMRDNTDRNRTSPFAFTGNKFEYRAVGGSANSASPMIILNTIVANQLQEFRKELEVRLDAGEKKELAIVDILKNYYRHSKRILFQGNGYSEDWIQEAADRGLTNIASTPVALEKYIEPSAIAVLEKMGVLTEREVHARYEIELENYIKKVQIESRVIGDLALNHVVSTAVKYQFQLAQTAKALVELDLTEEAQPLKELIKEVSQRVLTIKQSVDAMTEARKKANNTEDLVERAVLYGSEVKDYFEKIRYEVDKLELLIDDEDWPLVKYREMLFVK; via the coding sequence ATGGCAAATATGAGATTCAAGGCCCTTGAAACGGCCCATAACCGCGCAACAATCAGTGTAACACCACCAAGCGATAAAGTAGCCGATTATTACGGCTCATATACTTTCAGCGACGACGTTATGAAGTCGCTACTCACGCCCGAAGCCTATTACAAAGTTTCGAATGCCATTAAGTCGGGTTCTCGAATTGACCGTGAAATTGCCGATGAAGTAGCCGCAGCCATGAAATCGTGGGCAACCTCCAAAGGCGCGACGCATTATACCCACTGGTTTCAACCTTTAACGGGCGGAACTGCCGAAAAACACGACGCATTTTTTGACGTAACAGCCCAAGGCAAAGCCATTGAAAAGTTTAAAGGAAGTGCATTGGTACAACAAGAACCCGATGCTTCTTCTTTTCCGAGCGGAGGCTTACGGGCGACCTTTGAAGCTCGGGGCTATACGGGTTGGGATCCTAGTTCTCCCGCTTTTTTGATGGACAATGGTGCAGGCGGCAAAACGCTCTGTATTCCGTCGGTCTTCATTTCTTATACAGGGGAGGCATTGGATTACAAAACGCCCATTTTGCGTGCCCTTCATGTGCTCGACAAAGCCGCTACGGCTGTGATGTATTACTTCGACCGCAATGTGGAAAAAGTAACGGCAACTCTTGGCGCCGAACAAGAATATTTTTTGGTTGATAAGGCCCTTTACTACGCTCGTCCTGACCTAATGATGTCGGGCCGAACGGTGTTTGGGCACTCTCCTGCCAAAGGTCAACAACTTGAAGACCACTACTTTGGCTCGATTCCACCCCGCGTAAATGCCTTTATGGTTGATTTTGAGTACGAAGCATGGAAGTTGGGAATTCCTGTGCGTACGCGTCACAATGAGGTAGCACCCGGACAGTTTGAATGTGCGCCCACGTTTGAAGAACTCAACTTGGCCATCGACCACAATGCGCTGTTGATGGACTTGATGCACAAAGTAGCCGAGAAACACAATTTCAAAGTTCTTTTCCACGAAAAACCGTTTGCAGGTATCAACGGGAGTGGAAAGCACAACAACTGGTCGATGATGACCGACACAGGCGTAAACTTGTTGGCGCCTAGTAGCAAACCAAAAGAAACCCTTCGTTTCTTGACGTTTATGATGAACACCGTAAAGGCCGTTCACGACCACGCTGATTTGTTGCGAGCCTCGATTGCTTCGGCTGGCAACGAATACCGCTTGGGTGCCAACGAAGCCCCGCCTGCGATTGTTTCCATTTTCTTAGGAGATGAATTAATTCGCCTCCTCGAAACGCTCGAAAACCGTGGGGAAATTCAGCTCGAAAAAGGAGACAACGTATTTTATAAACTGGGAATTACGCGTACGCCTCCCCTCATGCGCGACAATACCGACCGCAACCGTACGTCGCCGTTTGCTTTTACGGGGAATAAGTTTGAGTACCGTGCTGTCGGTGGAAGTGCCAATAGTGCCTCTCCAATGATTATCCTCAACACGATTGTGGCAAACCAACTCCAAGAGTTTCGCAAAGAACTCGAAGTACGCCTTGATGCTGGAGAGAAAAAAGAATTGGCGATTGTGGACATTCTTAAAAACTACTACCGCCATTCCAAGCGTATTTTGTTTCAAGGAAATGGATATTCTGAGGATTGGATTCAAGAGGCTGCCGACCGTGGACTTACGAACATTGCCTCTACCCCCGTTGCGCTTGAAAAATACATCGAACCGTCGGCAATTGCAGTACTCGAAAAAATGGGTGTCTTAACCGAACGCGAAGTACACGCACGCTACGAAATTGAACTCGAAAACTATATCAAAAAAGTACAGATTGAGTCAAGGGTAATTGGTGATTTGGCCCTCAACCATGTGGTATCAACCGCCGTAAAATATCAGTTTCAGTTGGCTCAAACTGCCAAAGCACTGGTAGAACTCGATTTAACGGAAGAGGCACAGCCACTAAAAGAGTTGATTAAGGAAGTCTCTCAGCGGGTGTTAACCATCAAACAATCGGTGGATGCAATGACCGAAGCCCGAAAAAAGGCAAATAATACGGAAGACCTCGTGGAGCGCGCTGTCTTGTACGGTTCAGAAGTGAAGGATTATTTTGAAAAAATTCGCTACGAAGTTGATAAGCTTGAACTGCTCATCGACGATGAAGACTGGCCGCTTGTCAAATACCGCGAAATGCTTTTTGTTAAATAA